The following are from one region of the Sandaracinus amylolyticus genome:
- the glmM gene encoding phosphoglucosamine mutase, which yields MLRVANMARTLFGTDGIRGMANEGAMTPEIAFKIGAGITYQLRQRVKHPPRVIIGKDTRVSGYLLETALAAGVCTWGGRVMLSGPMPTPAIAHLTTSMRADAGIVISASHNPFADNGIKIFGSDGFKLPDDAEAQLERLIEDGALEKGRPTGKDVGRAERLDDARGRYVAFVKQTFPRDLTLEGLKVVVDAANGAAYRVAPAVFAELGAKVIPIGVEPDGYNINEECGAVHAAACAAAVREHHADLGIALDGDADRVIVVDSEGKEVDGDVVMALCATRMLREGTLRKGTLVSTVMSNLGLERAIESAGGRMVRTAVGDRYVVEEMRKNDYNFGGEQSGHMIFLDHASTGDGLVAALQLLAMVLREQHPLADLASKVMTRVPQILVNAKLPARRPLEEMPATLKAIRSAEIELGKSGRVVVRWSGTEPKLRVMIEGEDEKRIEQLANDIADEAKRELASA from the coding sequence ATGCTACGGGTCGCGAACATGGCTCGTACTCTCTTCGGAACCGACGGCATCCGCGGCATGGCGAACGAAGGCGCGATGACGCCCGAGATCGCCTTCAAGATCGGCGCGGGGATCACCTACCAGCTGCGCCAGCGCGTGAAGCACCCGCCGCGCGTGATCATCGGCAAGGACACGCGCGTGTCGGGCTACCTGCTCGAGACCGCGCTCGCCGCCGGGGTCTGCACCTGGGGCGGCCGCGTGATGCTCTCGGGCCCGATGCCCACGCCCGCCATCGCGCACCTCACCACGAGCATGCGCGCCGATGCCGGCATCGTGATCAGCGCCTCGCACAACCCGTTCGCGGACAACGGCATCAAGATCTTCGGCAGCGACGGGTTCAAGCTGCCCGACGACGCCGAGGCCCAGCTCGAGCGGCTCATCGAGGACGGCGCGCTCGAGAAGGGCCGCCCGACCGGCAAGGACGTCGGCCGCGCCGAGCGCCTCGACGACGCGCGCGGTCGCTACGTCGCGTTCGTGAAGCAGACCTTCCCGCGCGACCTGACGCTCGAGGGGCTCAAGGTCGTCGTCGACGCCGCGAACGGCGCGGCCTATCGCGTCGCGCCCGCGGTGTTCGCCGAGCTCGGCGCGAAGGTCATCCCGATCGGCGTCGAGCCCGACGGCTACAACATCAACGAGGAGTGCGGCGCCGTGCACGCTGCGGCCTGCGCGGCCGCGGTGCGCGAGCACCACGCCGACCTCGGCATCGCGCTCGACGGCGACGCGGACCGCGTCATCGTCGTCGACTCGGAGGGCAAGGAGGTCGACGGCGACGTCGTCATGGCCCTGTGCGCGACGCGAATGCTCCGCGAGGGCACGCTCCGCAAGGGCACGCTCGTCTCGACGGTCATGTCGAACCTCGGCCTCGAGCGCGCGATCGAGAGCGCGGGCGGCCGCATGGTGCGCACCGCGGTCGGCGATCGTTACGTCGTCGAGGAGATGCGCAAGAACGACTACAACTTCGGCGGCGAGCAGTCGGGCCACATGATCTTCCTCGACCACGCGTCGACGGGAGACGGCCTCGTCGCCGCGCTGCAGCTCCTCGCGATGGTCCTGCGCGAGCAGCACCCGCTCGCCGATCTCGCGTCGAAGGTGATGACGCGCGTCCCCCAGATCCTGGTGAACGCGAAGCTCCCGGCGCGCCGCCCGCTCGAGGAGATGCCCGCGACGCTCAAGGCGATCCGCAGCGCCGAGATCGAGCTCGGCAAGAGCGGCCGCGTCGTGGTGCGCTGGAGCGGCACCGAGCCGAAGCTGCGCGTGATGATCGAGGGCGAGGACGAGAAGCGCATCGAGCAGCTCGCGAACGACATCGCCGACGAAGCGAAGCGCGAGCTCGCGAGCGCGTGA
- a CDS encoding Glu/Leu/Phe/Val family dehydrogenase: MSSDALENANRYFEQAAKVLDLGRDVAVQLRTPFREVRVELNVRMDDGSIGTFVGYRVQHDNARGPFKGGLRYHHEVDAQEVTALAQLMTWKTAVAGVPFGGGKGGIHVDASKLSVGEKERITRAFVDKINDIVGDHTDIPAPDMYTGPQEMGWFLDQYCKYHGYKPGVVTGKPIELGGSHGRAAATGRGCLYVTEELMARLGESLAGKTVVVQGFGNVGGWAARLFAEQGARVVAISDISGGYYEPNGIDVAAALAWVAKHRSLAGFHAAKKVDNDELLTLPCDILVPAALGGVITEEIARDIRARVIVEGANGPTTPGADEILFAKGVHVIPDILANAGGVTVSYFEWVQNLQHYYWDEARVNEELRRVMRAAFEATWEQSRSRSMPMRMGAYVVGIGRVYTATRMRGF, from the coding sequence ATGAGCTCGGATGCGCTCGAGAACGCCAATCGGTACTTCGAACAAGCGGCCAAGGTGCTCGACCTCGGGCGCGACGTCGCGGTGCAGCTCCGCACACCGTTCCGCGAGGTGCGCGTCGAGCTGAACGTGCGCATGGACGACGGCTCGATCGGCACGTTCGTCGGCTATCGCGTGCAGCACGACAACGCGCGCGGCCCGTTCAAGGGCGGCCTGCGCTACCACCACGAGGTCGACGCGCAGGAGGTCACCGCGCTCGCGCAGCTGATGACGTGGAAGACGGCGGTCGCGGGCGTCCCGTTCGGCGGCGGCAAGGGCGGCATCCACGTCGACGCCAGCAAGCTCAGCGTCGGCGAGAAGGAGCGCATCACCCGCGCGTTCGTCGACAAGATCAACGACATCGTCGGCGATCACACCGACATCCCGGCGCCGGACATGTACACGGGCCCGCAGGAGATGGGCTGGTTCCTCGACCAGTACTGCAAGTACCACGGCTACAAGCCGGGGGTCGTCACCGGCAAGCCCATCGAGCTCGGGGGATCGCACGGGCGCGCGGCGGCGACCGGGCGCGGCTGTCTCTACGTGACCGAGGAGCTGATGGCGCGCCTCGGCGAGTCGCTCGCCGGCAAGACCGTCGTGGTGCAGGGCTTCGGCAACGTCGGCGGCTGGGCGGCGCGCCTGTTCGCGGAGCAGGGCGCGCGGGTCGTCGCCATCTCCGACATCTCGGGCGGCTACTACGAGCCGAACGGCATCGACGTCGCGGCCGCGCTCGCGTGGGTCGCGAAGCACCGCTCGCTCGCGGGCTTCCACGCCGCGAAGAAGGTCGACAACGACGAGCTGCTCACGCTGCCCTGCGACATCCTGGTGCCCGCCGCGCTGGGCGGCGTGATCACCGAGGAGATCGCCCGCGACATCCGAGCGCGGGTGATCGTCGAGGGCGCAAACGGCCCGACCACGCCGGGCGCCGACGAGATCCTGTTCGCCAAGGGCGTGCACGTGATCCCCGACATCCTCGCGAACGCCGGCGGCGTCACCGTCAGCTACTTCGAGTGGGTGCAGAACCTCCAGCACTACTACTGGGACGAAGCGCGCGTGAACGAGGAGCTGCGCCGCGTGATGCGCGCCGCGTTCGAGGCCACGTGGGAGCAGAGCCGCAGCCGCTCGATGCCGATGCGGATGGGCGCCTACGTCGTCGGCATCGGGCGGGTCTACACCGCGACCCGCATGCGCGGCTTCTAG